The Prinia subflava isolate CZ2003 ecotype Zambia chromosome 15, Cam_Psub_1.2, whole genome shotgun sequence genome contains a region encoding:
- the MINAR1 gene encoding major intrinsically disordered Notch2-binding receptor 1 has translation MESNQESSLFLVKILEELDTKQNTVSYQDLCKSLCARFDLSQLAKLRSVLFYTACLDPNFPATLFKDKMRCTVNNQQSKKIMVAADIVTIFNLIQMNGGVAKEKLPVARHKVKKKESFESCRSDTEICNIADCVPDCVPNCELNDQDFNRGFPVRRSSKCRKMDCKDCQQFVPSSEPNFLLGVNKDVKGRAASLDRLQALASYSIATSPPCEMQSTYFPMNIENESISDQDSLPISAGIKETFISNDEPFLMQSCVQKRNIFKEDFHNLITISPNLIPSNKTPEDGHREPQNRKESSKQTFFNHSFEMPYSSQYLNPIYSPIPDKRRVKHESLDDLQASTYFGPTTVLGPQETKKWTGKPTKQTAWPAKSWSLNTEEVPDFERSFFNRKQSEEKPRYQSSSNPSPNFPSVDRHQSYLNAKDQQPIMQANYAVKPNGHKPKEIPSILDVEKHEPVKKFKDKSINCTSVQILSIDRTMSVGTQTEQQVLEHKKCKDLCAAGQAKYGERHSLKQSDDDSEIVSDDISDIFRFLDDMSISGSTGVMQSSCYNSTGSLSQVHKSDCESSPEHNLTKISNGSACNKLDKVVRADGSNADDELKTSVCKLVLRIGEIEKKLESLSGVREEISQVLGKLSKLDQKIQQPEKVSVQIDLNSLTSDAASDESNSPQIFQCHNTPHGGKLENNPEWCCSDASGSNSESLRVKALKKSLFTRRSSRSLTEENSATESKIASISNSPRDWRAITYTNKVGITEEEMKERDGGENKDWHRKSKEADRQYEIPQPHRLSKQPKDAFLIEQVFSPHPYPASLKSHMKSNPLYTDMRLTELAEVKRAQPSWTIEEYTRNSGDKGKIAALDLQTQESLNPNNLEYWMEDIYTPGYDSLLKRKEAEFRRAKVCKIAALIAAAACTVILVIVVPICTMKS, from the exons ATGGAGTCCAACCAGGAATCCTCTCTCTTCCTGGTGAAGATATTGGAGGAGCTGGACACGAAGCAGAATACTGTTTCTTACCAGGATCTCTGCAAGTCCCTGTGTGCAAGGTTTGATTTATCCCAGTTGGCCAAGCTCAGAAGCGTGCTGTTTTATACTGCTTGCCTGGATCCTAATTTCCCAGCGACTTTGTTCAAAGACAAAATGAGATGCACTGTAAACAATCAGCAATCAAAGAAAATCATGGTTGCAGCAGATATAGTAACAATATTCAACCTCATACAGATGAACGGGGGAGTGGCCAAGGAGAAGCTTCCAGTTGCAAGGCACAAAGTGAAGAAGAAGGAGTCCTTCGAGTCCTGCAGGTCTGACACAGAGATCTGCAATATAGCAGACTGTGTGCCTGACTGTGTGCCCAACTGTGAGCTCAACGACCAGGACTTTAACCGGGGCTTTCCAGTCAGAAGGTCTTCGAAATGCAGGAAGATGGACTGCAAAGACTGCCAGCAGTTTGTCCCCTCATCAGAACCCAACTTCTTGCTCGGTGTTAATAAGGATGTGAAGGGCCGGGCTGCCTCTCTGGACAGGCTGCAGGCACTGGCGTCCTACTCTATCGCCACGTCCCCTCCGTGTGAGATGCAGAGTACGTACTTCCCCATGAACATTGAAAATGAATCTATTTCAGACCAGGATTCCTTGCCTATAAGTGCAGGCATAAAAGAAACTTTCATTTCAAATGATGAGCCGTTCCTGATGCAGTCGTGTGtccagaaaagaaatatattcaaAGAAGATTTTCATAATCTGATTACAATATCTCCCAACTTAATACCGTCCAACAAAACACCAGAAGATGGACACAGAGAGCCtcagaacaggaaagaaagcTCTAAGCAGACTTTCTTCAACCACAGCTTTGAAATGCCATACAGCAGCCAGTACTTGAATCCAATTTATTCTCCTATACCGGACAAAAGGCGAGTGAAGCATGAAAGTTTAGATGATCTTCAAGCTTCAACATATTTTGGCCCAACTACTGTTCTTGGACCACAAGAAACCAAAAAGTGGACTGGAAAGCCAACTAAGCAAACTGCCTGGCCAGCTAAAAGCTGGAGTTTAAATACGGAGGAGGTCCCTGACTTTGAACGCTCATTTTTTAATAGGAAGCAGTCTGAAGAGAAACCGCGATACCAGAGTTCGAGCAACCCATCTCCAAACTTTCCTTCAGTTGACAGGCATCAGTCCTACCTAAATGCAAAGGATCAGCAACCAATTATGCAGGCAAACTATGCTGTGAAACCCAATGGGCATAAACCTAAGGAAATTCCTTCCATTCTAGATGTGGAGAAACATGAGCCAGTCAAAAAGTTTAAGGATAAAAGCATTAACTGTACTTCTGTCCAGATCTTAAGCATCGACAGGACCATGAGCGTGGGGAcacaaacagagcagcaggttcTGGAGCACAAGAAATGCAAGGATTTGTGTGCAGCAGGCCAAGCCAAGTACGGCGAGCGGCACTCCCTGAAGCAGTCGGATGATGACTCTGAAATCGTGAGCGACGACATCAGTGACATCTTTCGGTTTTTGGATGACATGAGCATCAGCGGGTCCACGGGAGTGATGCAGTCCTCGTGCTACAACAGCACTGGCTCCTTGTCTCAGGTGCATAAATCAGACTGCGAGAGCTCACCTGAGCACAATTTGACTAAGATCTCCAACGGGAGTGCCTGTAACAAACTGGACAAAGTGGTCAGGGCGGACGGCAGTAATGCAGATGATGAGCTGAAAACGAGTGTTTGCAAATTAGTCTTGAGGATTGGTGAAATAGAGAAGAAACTGGAATCTCTCTCAGGTGTCCGAGAAGAAATCTCTCAAGTCCTGGGAAAATTAAGCAAGCTGGATCAAAAAATCCAGCAGCCAGAGAAGGTCAGCGTACAAATAGATCTCAACTCTTTGACAAGTGATGCTGCGTCAGATGAGAGCAACTCCCCGCAGATATTTCAGTGCCACAACACCCCTCATGGAGGCAAACTGGAGAATAATCCAGAATGGTGCTGTTCAGATGCCAGTGGAAGTAATAGCGAGAGTCTTCGAGtaaaagccttaaaaaaaagtctgtttacTAGGCGATCATCAAGGTCattaacagaagaaaacagtgcAACCGAATCCAAAATAGCGAGTATTTCAAACTCTCCCCGAGACTGGAGAGCTATTACTTACACCAACAAAGTTGGCATTACAGAGGAGGAGATGAAAGAGAGAGATGGAGGAGAAAATAAGGACTGGCACAGGAAATCTAAAGAG GCAGACAGGCAATACGAAATCCCACAGCCACATAGACTCTCTAAACAGCCAAAAGACGCTTTCTTGATTGAACAAGTATTTAGTCCTCATCCCTACCCTGCATCACTCAAGTCACACATGAAAAGCAACCCTCTCTACACAGACATGAGGTTGACAGAGCTGGCTGAAGTGAAACGTGCCCAGCCATCATGGACCATAGAGGAATACACGAGGAATTCGGGAGATAAAGGCAAGATTGCAGCCTTGGATCTACAA acTCAAGAATCCTTAAACCCAAACAACTTAGAGTACTGGATGGAAGACATTTACACCCCTGGCTACGATTCCTTGTTGAAACGGAAAGAAGCCGAGTTCAGGAGAGCCAAGGTTTGCAAGATCGCCGCCCTGATCGCAGCGGCCGCTTGCACGGTCATCCTGGTCATTGTGGTTCCCATCTGCACCATGAAATCCTGA